One window of Dyadobacter sandarakinus genomic DNA carries:
- a CDS encoding response regulator gives MSLSNPVPLTILLVEDDEVDIMNVKRAFKKNNISNHLLVANNGVEALQLLRSGDGLVSKPKIVLLDLNMPKMGGIEFLKEIRQDPELNLLSVFVMTTSNEDGDKIDAFNLNVAGYILKPLSMDRFISAVSTLNSYWTLCEFPE, from the coding sequence ATGTCTTTATCTAACCCTGTGCCTCTCACGATCCTGCTTGTCGAAGACGATGAAGTGGACATCATGAATGTGAAGCGTGCATTTAAAAAAAATAATATTTCCAATCACCTGCTGGTAGCCAACAATGGCGTGGAAGCCCTGCAACTGCTCCGCTCAGGCGACGGCTTAGTATCGAAACCCAAGATTGTCCTGCTCGACCTGAATATGCCAAAAATGGGTGGGATCGAATTTTTAAAGGAAATCAGGCAAGACCCGGAGCTGAACCTGCTCTCGGTATTTGTAATGACCACCTCCAATGAAGATGGAGACAAAATTGATGCATTTAACCTTAACGTAGCCGGTTACATTCTGAAACCATTGTCCATGGACCGGTTTATTTCAGCAGTATCAACCCTTAACTCCTACTGGACGCTTTGCGAATTTCCCGAGTAG
- a CDS encoding sensor histidine kinase translates to MPVTEIPDNSYHRLLKRQLRKSLPEELAAHPGMQDFLLSVNQAYMEYQDDLGRVEHILEQSSSELFRANRELSRIAQEKTEEAAITSKRLQEVVASISEVLVQLDAGGHIIYLNNAWEQITGYTVAESTGRSLLSFPVSNASREVIDAMLAPGSGPVHNTIEIATTKGSRWLGISLRPQFSSAGEHIGYTGTFSDVTDRVRAERKLHSYMHDLEKINAELDQFAYVVSHDLKAPLRAINNLSEWIEEDISHLLEGETRDQFRLLRGRVYRMEAFINGILSYSRAGRIKTTKEKILVRSVVDDLCETFSTKQALAFTVEGDPELEIISEKITLIQILQNLISNGIKYNDKEEVKIAVGWTARGNWLEFYVSDNGPGISKEYHDRIFVIFQTLQARDEMESTGVGLAIVKKIVDEKGGTIRIESEMGKGTTFFFTWPVNETKAAEMIA, encoded by the coding sequence ATGCCCGTCACAGAAATTCCCGACAACAGCTACCACCGCCTGCTGAAACGCCAGCTCCGGAAATCGCTGCCCGAGGAGCTGGCCGCACATCCGGGTATGCAGGATTTTTTACTGTCCGTAAACCAGGCCTACATGGAATACCAGGACGACCTGGGCCGGGTGGAGCACATACTTGAACAAAGCTCTTCAGAACTTTTCCGGGCCAACCGGGAGCTGAGCCGTATTGCCCAGGAAAAAACGGAGGAAGCCGCTATCACCAGCAAGCGTCTGCAGGAAGTTGTGGCGAGTATCTCCGAGGTACTGGTGCAGCTGGATGCCGGGGGCCATATTATTTACCTCAACAATGCCTGGGAGCAGATCACCGGCTACACCGTAGCGGAAAGTACCGGCCGCAGCCTGCTGAGCTTTCCCGTGTCCAATGCTTCCAGGGAAGTCATTGACGCTATGCTTGCTCCCGGCTCAGGTCCTGTACATAATACGATTGAAATTGCCACCACCAAAGGCAGCAGATGGCTGGGTATTTCGCTCCGGCCGCAATTTTCATCAGCCGGTGAACATATCGGCTACACCGGCACTTTCTCGGACGTGACCGACCGTGTGAGGGCTGAGCGAAAATTGCATTCGTACATGCACGACCTGGAAAAGATCAATGCGGAGCTCGACCAGTTTGCCTACGTGGTCAGCCACGATCTGAAAGCACCGCTGCGTGCCATCAATAATTTGTCGGAGTGGATTGAGGAGGATATCAGCCACCTGCTGGAAGGCGAAACACGTGACCAGTTCAGGCTGCTGCGGGGCCGGGTGTACCGGATGGAAGCATTCATCAATGGAATATTATCCTACTCCCGGGCAGGGCGGATTAAGACGACCAAGGAAAAAATCCTGGTACGGTCAGTGGTGGACGACCTCTGCGAGACGTTCAGTACCAAACAGGCGCTGGCATTTACTGTGGAAGGCGACCCGGAGCTGGAAATTATTTCTGAAAAAATCACCCTGATACAGATTCTGCAGAACCTGATTTCCAATGGTATTAAATACAATGACAAAGAGGAAGTAAAAATTGCTGTAGGCTGGACCGCGCGTGGCAACTGGCTGGAATTTTATGTAAGTGACAACGGGCCGGGCATCAGCAAAGAGTACCACGACCGCATATTTGTAATTTTTCAAACATTGCAGGCCAGGGATGAGATGGAGAGTACGGGCGTAGGACTGGCAATCGTCAAGAAGATCGTAGACGAAAAAGGCGGCACGATCCGCATTGAATCGGAAATGGGTAAAGGCACGACATTTTTCTTTACCTGGCCAGTCAATGAGACAAAAGCCGCTGAAATGATCGCATAA
- a CDS encoding FIST signal transduction protein translates to MKIEQFVFADGSSYNPFSFSPQLIFVFGSRELIEKNGIIMELTRLYPDATFSGCSTAGEIVNQSVRDNTLVITGIQFSNTFVRSSVVQLEQAGFSSMEAGRQLVSRLPAEGLKHIFVLSDGLAVNGTDLVRGIQESIAEEVTLTGGLAGDGAHFSRTVIIEPDGSIASGSVAAIGFYGALEIGFGSRGGWDSFGLDRLVTRSSENILYEIDGQPALDLYKSFLGDKATSLPASGLLFPLSMRDSEDRAPVVRTILGINEEEKSLTFAGDIPEGSFVRLMKANNDRLINGAEEAAHAASDGLRSKPEFALLVSCVGRKLVLKQMVEEEVECVSDVLDAPVMTGFYSYGELAPFSRNSQCELHNQTMTITTFSE, encoded by the coding sequence ATGAAGATCGAACAGTTCGTTTTTGCTGACGGAAGCAGTTATAATCCTTTCAGTTTTTCTCCCCAGCTCATTTTTGTTTTTGGAAGCAGGGAGCTTATCGAAAAAAACGGGATCATCATGGAGCTGACCCGGCTTTACCCTGATGCTACCTTCTCGGGCTGCTCCACAGCCGGTGAAATAGTCAATCAGTCTGTCAGGGATAATACGCTGGTCATTACAGGAATACAATTCAGCAACACCTTTGTCCGCAGCTCGGTCGTCCAGCTTGAACAAGCCGGGTTTAGCAGTATGGAAGCAGGCCGGCAGCTTGTTTCGCGGCTGCCCGCGGAGGGTCTCAAACATATTTTCGTTTTGTCGGACGGCCTTGCCGTGAATGGTACTGACCTTGTAAGAGGCATCCAGGAAAGCATAGCCGAAGAAGTCACGCTCACAGGCGGGCTTGCCGGTGACGGAGCACATTTTTCCAGAACCGTCATCATCGAACCCGACGGCAGCATTGCTTCCGGAAGTGTAGCGGCCATCGGTTTTTACGGGGCACTGGAAATCGGTTTCGGGTCCAGAGGCGGATGGGACAGCTTCGGGCTCGACCGGCTGGTTACGCGTTCGTCCGAAAATATTCTTTATGAAATTGACGGTCAGCCTGCGCTGGATTTATACAAATCCTTTCTGGGCGATAAAGCAACCAGCCTTCCTGCTTCGGGCCTGCTGTTTCCGCTGAGCATGAGGGACAGTGAAGACAGGGCGCCTGTGGTACGTACGATACTGGGGATTAATGAAGAAGAAAAAAGTCTGACGTTTGCCGGGGATATCCCGGAAGGTTCTTTTGTAAGACTGATGAAAGCCAACAATGACCGGCTCATCAATGGTGCGGAAGAGGCTGCCCATGCAGCTTCGGACGGGTTGCGGAGCAAGCCGGAATTTGCATTGCTGGTGAGTTGTGTCGGGCGCAAACTGGTACTTAAACAAATGGTGGAAGAGGAAGTAGAGTGTGTTTCGGACGTTCTGGATGCGCCGGTCATGACGGGCTTTTATTCCTACGGAGAGCTGGCACCATTCAGCAGGAACTCCCAGTGCGAGCTGCACAATCAGACCATGACCATTACTACTTTCTCGGAATAG
- a CDS encoding deoxyguanosinetriphosphate triphosphohydrolase, whose product MIWEKLLSAKRWGSEDRYNSDPTEARSEFQRDYDRLIFSSPFRRLQNKTQVFPLPGSIFVHNRLTHSLEVASVGKSLGRIFYNKLRNDNPQVDTTLPLISEIGNIVSAACLAHDLGNPAFGHSGEAAISHYFTDGDGRKYKDLVTDAQWADLVHFEGNANAFRILTHPYAGKGYGSFALTYSTLAAIAKYPCEALAGHDKTNIYTKKYGFFKSEQQGFQKIAAELGLDMVTGSPLVYKRHPLVYLVEAADDICYNIIDLEDAHRLKILSYHEVESLLTTLCNDPNIRTRLQDIDDEDARISLLRAKSISTLIGACSELFYREQHTILDGNFNSGLIDTIEEPYRSAMQKIMEISREKIYNHSSVVQIEVAGYKVMGGLLEEFIPAFLNNNSHYTRKLVDLIPKQFITKSEDQYAKIQTVLDYVSGMTDLYAVEMFRKIKGISFPSIS is encoded by the coding sequence ATGATTTGGGAAAAACTGCTTTCTGCCAAACGCTGGGGAAGTGAGGACAGGTACAATTCCGACCCTACCGAGGCCAGGTCGGAGTTTCAGAGAGACTATGACCGGCTGATATTTTCTTCACCTTTCCGGAGGCTGCAGAACAAAACGCAGGTGTTCCCGCTGCCCGGAAGCATTTTTGTACATAACCGGCTCACCCATAGCCTGGAAGTTGCCAGCGTAGGAAAGTCGCTCGGGCGCATTTTTTACAATAAACTCAGAAACGACAACCCGCAGGTTGACACCACGCTGCCGCTGATCAGCGAGATCGGGAACATCGTTTCGGCGGCCTGCCTGGCGCATGACCTGGGCAATCCGGCCTTCGGGCACTCCGGGGAAGCCGCCATATCGCATTACTTTACTGACGGCGACGGGCGCAAATACAAGGATCTGGTGACGGATGCGCAATGGGCTGACCTGGTGCATTTTGAAGGCAATGCCAATGCATTCCGTATTCTCACACATCCTTATGCGGGCAAAGGATATGGCAGCTTCGCACTTACCTACTCTACCCTGGCCGCAATCGCAAAGTACCCCTGCGAGGCACTGGCAGGACACGATAAAACTAACATTTACACCAAAAAATACGGCTTTTTCAAGTCGGAGCAGCAGGGTTTCCAGAAGATCGCCGCCGAGCTCGGCCTCGACATGGTGACGGGTTCGCCGCTGGTGTACAAACGCCACCCGCTCGTGTACCTGGTGGAGGCTGCGGATGATATCTGCTATAATATCATTGACCTGGAAGATGCGCACAGACTTAAAATCCTTTCCTACCACGAAGTGGAAAGCCTGCTGACGACCCTCTGTAACGATCCGAACATTCGGACGCGGCTGCAGGATATCGACGATGAAGATGCGCGCATCAGCCTGCTCCGGGCCAAGTCGATCAGTACATTAATCGGTGCCTGCTCCGAATTATTTTACAGGGAACAGCACACGATCCTGGACGGAAACTTTAATTCGGGGCTTATTGATACCATCGAAGAACCCTACCGGTCTGCCATGCAGAAGATCATGGAAATATCGCGTGAAAAGATTTATAATCACAGTTCCGTGGTGCAAATTGAGGTGGCCGGCTACAAAGTAATGGGTGGATTGTTGGAAGAATTTATTCCCGCATTTTTGAATAATAATTCGCATTATACCCGCAAGCTGGTAGACCTGATTCCGAAACAATTTATTACAAAAAGCGAGGATCAATATGCTAAAATACAGACCGTTCTGGACTATGTATCAGGCATGACAGACTTGTATGCAGTTGAAATGTTCCGTAAAATCAAGGGTATCTCATTTCCCTCCATTTCATAG
- a CDS encoding DUF3500 domain-containing protein produces the protein MKKSACKLLLCLLTIVSSVAQAGDEKLMRRMSELTSAFLGTLSAAQKADAQLTYADSARSDWHFTPRERKGLPLKKMSPAQRKAAMAMLQLVLSDEGYRKANAIIDLENVLRVVESRPPNDTYRDPENFSFLVFGEPGTGPWGWRVEGHHLSLHFSLIDGEMTYTPSFMGSNPGKVLADVPQKGKVVLQEEQELAFKLLHTLKPDQLGIAVIKDKAPYEMVTANARKASLDKMEGITMADLSADQKQAFTSLIMAYLRRYHVTLKNQQWQSLEKAGLDQIHFAWMGDREPLIGEGHGHYYRIHGPTFLIEFDNTQNGGNHIHSVVRDLTNDFGEDLLRLHYQKSH, from the coding sequence ATGAAAAAATCAGCCTGTAAACTGTTGCTATGCCTTTTGACGATTGTGAGTTCAGTTGCGCAGGCAGGGGACGAAAAACTGATGCGCCGGATGTCGGAACTGACCAGCGCATTCCTGGGTACACTCTCGGCAGCCCAGAAAGCCGATGCCCAGCTTACTTACGCCGACTCGGCACGGTCGGACTGGCACTTTACACCGCGTGAAAGAAAAGGCCTTCCTCTGAAAAAGATGTCGCCGGCGCAGCGTAAAGCCGCTATGGCCATGTTGCAGCTTGTGCTCAGCGACGAGGGTTACCGGAAAGCCAATGCGATCATTGACCTTGAAAATGTACTGCGCGTGGTAGAAAGCCGCCCGCCCAATGATACCTACCGGGATCCTGAAAACTTTTCATTTCTGGTGTTCGGGGAGCCGGGTACCGGTCCCTGGGGCTGGCGTGTGGAAGGGCATCATTTATCCCTGCATTTTTCACTGATTGATGGTGAAATGACCTATACGCCCAGCTTTATGGGGAGCAACCCCGGTAAAGTGCTCGCCGACGTGCCTCAGAAAGGCAAGGTAGTGTTGCAGGAGGAGCAGGAACTGGCGTTTAAGCTGCTGCATACATTAAAGCCCGACCAGCTCGGAATTGCAGTCATCAAAGACAAGGCTCCTTACGAAATGGTTACGGCCAATGCGCGCAAGGCTTCACTGGACAAAATGGAGGGAATTACGATGGCAGATCTTTCTGCTGATCAAAAACAGGCATTTACCAGTCTGATCATGGCTTATCTCAGGCGGTACCATGTTACGCTTAAAAATCAGCAGTGGCAGTCGCTTGAAAAAGCCGGCCTCGACCAGATTCACTTTGCATGGATGGGTGACAGGGAGCCGCTGATCGGAGAAGGTCACGGGCATTATTACCGCATTCACGGGCCTACGTTCCTCATCGAATTTGACAATACGCAGAATGGCGGTAATCACATTCATTCGGTTGTCCGTGATCTTACCAACGATTTCGGAGAGGATCTGCTCCGGCTGCATTATCAGAAGAGCCATTGA
- a CDS encoding pseudouridine synthase, translating into MSPYQYFIINKPANMISQFVSSDEVRLLGELNYDFPPGTNAVGRLDSHSEGLLILTNNRRVVNLLFQGEIPHKRTYCVNVGHIVSEKTLELLRTGITIRIKGGADYVTAPCEVEIIDRPGHLPIVKNEERADIPNTWLKITLTEGKYHQIRKMVRSAGHRCKRLVRTSIENLELGDLPPGGVREIEETEFFRLLRITNWKSAAAPCDVPGMPPV; encoded by the coding sequence ATGTCACCATACCAATACTTCATTATCAACAAACCGGCCAACATGATCTCGCAGTTTGTAAGCTCCGACGAGGTCAGGCTGCTGGGTGAGCTGAATTACGACTTTCCCCCGGGTACCAATGCCGTCGGCCGCCTTGACAGCCACTCGGAAGGACTGCTTATCCTTACAAACAACAGAAGGGTTGTTAATCTGCTTTTTCAGGGCGAGATACCTCATAAGCGTACTTACTGTGTCAACGTTGGCCATATTGTTTCCGAAAAAACACTCGAACTCCTGCGTACCGGCATTACAATCCGAATCAAAGGAGGGGCCGACTATGTGACTGCACCATGCGAAGTGGAGATCATTGACCGGCCTGGCCACCTGCCTATCGTGAAAAATGAAGAACGGGCAGACATTCCCAATACCTGGCTTAAAATTACCCTCACAGAAGGCAAATACCACCAGATCCGCAAAATGGTACGGAGCGCCGGCCATCGCTGCAAGCGGCTTGTACGCACCAGCATTGAAAACCTTGAACTCGGTGACCTGCCGCCCGGCGGCGTACGCGAGATCGAGGAAACCGAATTCTTCAGATTGCTCAGAATAACAAACTGGAAATCCGCCGCAGCACCCTGTGATGTTCCCGGAATGCCGCCTGTATAA
- a CDS encoding YccF domain-containing protein: MNLIGNIIWLVFGGFVVFLEYMIAGLALCMTIIGIPFGLQCFKIGLLTLFPFGKEVREVSGGSGCLSTVFNIIWIFCGGIWIALTHLVFGILLAITIIGLPFARQHFKLMSLSFTPFGKEIQ, from the coding sequence ATGAATCTGATTGGCAATATCATCTGGCTGGTTTTTGGCGGCTTTGTGGTTTTTCTCGAATATATGATTGCAGGCCTCGCACTTTGCATGACGATCATCGGGATTCCCTTCGGGCTTCAATGTTTTAAGATCGGGCTGCTCACTTTGTTTCCATTTGGCAAAGAAGTGCGCGAGGTTTCCGGTGGCTCCGGCTGCCTCTCCACGGTTTTCAACATCATCTGGATCTTCTGCGGAGGTATCTGGATCGCCCTCACGCACCTGGTTTTTGGAATACTTCTTGCTATCACCATCATCGGTTTACCTTTTGCGAGGCAGCACTTCAAGCTGATGAGCTTGTCTTTTACTCCTTTTGGTAAAGAAATCCAGTAA
- a CDS encoding NAD(P)H-quinone oxidoreductase: MKAIVIRGSGGPDVLHWEDRPVPAPGPGEVLIRVYAAGVNRPDVFQRKGNYPPPPGAPQDIPGLEIAGTIEQCGAGVTAWSPGDRVCALLAGEGYAEYATVHAGHCLPVPAGMDFVQAASLPETIFTVWHNVFQRGSLKKRENLLVHGGSSGIGITAIQLGKAFGAQVFATAGSAEKCAACTGLGADVCVNYKETDFEAALKDAGADVILDMIGGSYIPKNIRLLRPDGRLVFINTMKGGKVPEEDPVDFSLVMKNRLIITGSTLRNRDNEFKTALTAEIREKVWPLVQAGDFRPVIFRQFPMAEASRAHQLMEEGSHIGKIMLVNA, translated from the coding sequence ATGAAGGCGATTGTTATCAGGGGCAGCGGAGGCCCGGATGTGTTGCATTGGGAAGATCGTCCGGTTCCGGCGCCGGGACCCGGGGAAGTACTGATCAGGGTATATGCTGCGGGAGTCAACCGGCCCGATGTTTTCCAGCGCAAAGGCAACTATCCGCCGCCACCTGGCGCACCTCAGGACATTCCCGGTCTTGAAATAGCCGGTACCATCGAGCAGTGCGGAGCCGGGGTTACTGCCTGGTCTCCCGGCGACAGGGTATGCGCCCTGCTTGCAGGCGAAGGTTATGCCGAATATGCAACCGTACACGCCGGGCACTGTCTTCCTGTGCCTGCAGGGATGGATTTCGTCCAGGCTGCCTCACTTCCCGAAACCATCTTCACGGTTTGGCACAATGTATTTCAGAGGGGAAGTCTGAAAAAAAGGGAGAACCTGCTGGTTCACGGCGGAAGCAGCGGTATCGGGATTACGGCCATTCAGCTGGGCAAAGCTTTTGGTGCGCAGGTATTTGCCACAGCGGGCTCTGCTGAGAAATGTGCTGCATGTACCGGGCTGGGCGCCGATGTGTGTGTTAATTATAAAGAAACCGATTTTGAAGCAGCCCTGAAAGATGCGGGTGCGGACGTCATTCTCGATATGATCGGCGGGAGCTACATTCCCAAAAATATCCGTCTGCTCCGGCCCGACGGCCGCCTGGTGTTTATTAATACCATGAAGGGTGGAAAAGTGCCGGAAGAGGATCCTGTGGATTTTAGTCTGGTTATGAAAAACCGGCTGATCATCACAGGCAGTACCCTCCGGAACCGCGATAATGAATTCAAAACTGCACTCACCGCCGAAATCCGTGAAAAAGTGTGGCCCCTGGTACAGGCCGGGGATTTCAGGCCGGTGATCTTCCGCCAGTTTCCTATGGCAGAAGCTTCCAGGGCGCACCAGCTGATGGAGGAAGGCTCGCATATCGGCAAGATCATGCTTGTCAATGCCTGA
- a CDS encoding alpha/beta fold hydrolase, producing the protein MNVYFISGLGADKRVFSQLRIDSRFTVHHIEWISPERNETLSQYAHRLAAQVDTTQPFQLVGLSFGGVMASELADIIHPDQIIIISSTPVGIPVSAFYRGLLHFLLLSPFSAPILKSSNRMTYKYFGANTPELKALLKTILHDTDSHFLKWALKRMSSWERRQKVPGVFHIHGTSDRLIAPRLVQPDVWIEDGGHLMIYDEAAEISGILNRQLSTRLH; encoded by the coding sequence ATGAATGTATATTTTATCAGCGGGTTGGGTGCAGACAAGCGGGTTTTCAGCCAACTCCGGATCGACAGCCGCTTTACCGTGCATCATATTGAATGGATCAGTCCGGAGCGGAACGAAACACTCTCTCAGTATGCGCACAGGCTGGCAGCCCAGGTAGATACGACGCAACCCTTCCAGCTGGTAGGGCTGTCATTTGGCGGAGTGATGGCTTCGGAGCTGGCAGACATCATACATCCCGATCAGATCATTATTATTTCCAGCACGCCGGTCGGTATACCTGTATCTGCATTCTACCGCGGCCTGCTGCATTTTTTACTGCTCAGCCCATTTTCAGCCCCAATTTTAAAATCATCCAACCGGATGACTTACAAATACTTCGGGGCAAATACGCCGGAACTGAAAGCATTGCTGAAGACCATACTGCACGATACTGACAGTCACTTTCTGAAATGGGCATTGAAGCGGATGAGCAGCTGGGAGCGCAGGCAGAAAGTACCCGGCGTCTTCCACATTCACGGAACCAGCGACAGGCTGATTGCGCCCCGGCTCGTGCAGCCGGATGTGTGGATCGAGGACGGCGGACATCTGATGATCTACGATGAGGCAGCAGAAATATCCGGAATTCTGAACCGGCAGCTGTCCACCCGCCTGCATTGA
- a CDS encoding TonB-dependent receptor plug domain-containing protein, with the protein MKSFYRNRQSVRALHFAACCLCFFTILKNENAAAQEVSLDPVTVTSSIIEKRASETGRNMAVIKGEYFKNLPIHSLDEMLRYIPGVEVQARGPQGSQSDIVLRGGTFQQVLVILDGMRLNDPNTGHFNSYIPIAPSEIERIEVLKGASSAIYGSDAVGGVIHVISKTFAAKLTGEDAPASLNTQAQAGAGAYGLWNAQAGVFYKQNKLAASAGLLTNNADGVQQRGTSGFFHNHTASASIRYALSPAWQIAARSSYDHRDFAAQNFYTVLKSDTASEKVKTSWNQLEIAYGQNRTTLRLDAGYKFVRDQYLFNPHAIANNSKSQLWQGLLTWQQELGKGTALSTGINFQNRSISSNDRGNHSLSQLAPFVSLSQKVGKFVTFSPSLRIDWRENIGTEAVPQLNFSFRKNSWQLRASAGKTIRDADFTERFNNYNKALVTGGNVGNPGLKAERSFSYEAGADWFLNRSNAYQLKISGTFFQRRQDNIIDYVSTPYAAMPRKENLSPSGTFGLARNIADVNTTGFEVDLQTISRIADRQTLVLNAGLTWLDSRSSEQVLSFYISSHAKVLTNFSAIYSAGNFTFSINGLYKQRAARGVSAIEAVISKSYFVLNARAAYGFLQKRMSVFVQADNALDKKYSDLLGSPMPGRWISGGLAFTWARP; encoded by the coding sequence ATGAAGTCCTTTTACAGAAACAGGCAGTCCGTCCGTGCATTGCACTTTGCCGCCTGCTGTCTTTGTTTTTTTACAATACTTAAAAATGAAAATGCCGCCGCCCAGGAAGTGTCGCTGGACCCGGTGACGGTCACTTCCTCGATCATTGAAAAACGCGCTTCCGAAACCGGGCGTAATATGGCGGTGATCAAAGGTGAATATTTCAAAAACCTGCCCATACACAGCCTGGACGAAATGTTGCGTTACATTCCGGGCGTGGAGGTGCAGGCACGCGGGCCACAAGGCTCACAAAGCGACATTGTGCTGCGCGGCGGCACTTTTCAGCAGGTACTTGTAATCCTGGACGGTATGCGCCTCAATGATCCCAATACCGGGCATTTCAACAGCTACATTCCCATCGCCCCCTCCGAAATTGAACGCATTGAGGTTTTGAAAGGCGCTTCTTCGGCCATTTACGGCTCCGATGCCGTAGGTGGGGTCATCCATGTAATATCCAAAACTTTCGCTGCCAAACTCACCGGTGAAGACGCACCTGCCAGCCTGAATACCCAGGCACAGGCTGGTGCCGGTGCATATGGACTGTGGAATGCCCAGGCAGGTGTTTTTTACAAACAAAATAAGCTGGCAGCTTCTGCGGGCTTGCTGACCAACAATGCCGACGGTGTGCAGCAACGGGGTACCAGCGGCTTTTTCCATAATCATACAGCGTCCGCCTCTATCCGGTATGCACTTTCGCCTGCCTGGCAAATAGCCGCGCGGAGTTCCTACGACCACCGCGACTTTGCCGCCCAAAACTTTTATACCGTACTGAAGTCAGATACGGCAAGTGAAAAGGTGAAAACCTCCTGGAACCAGCTGGAAATTGCCTACGGCCAAAACCGGACTACCCTGCGGCTGGATGCGGGCTATAAATTTGTTCGTGACCAGTACCTTTTCAACCCGCATGCGATTGCCAACAACAGTAAGTCGCAGCTCTGGCAGGGACTGCTTACCTGGCAGCAGGAACTGGGAAAAGGTACGGCACTGAGCACCGGGATTAATTTTCAGAACCGCAGTATTTCCTCCAATGACCGCGGAAACCATTCGCTGAGCCAGCTGGCACCATTTGTCTCCTTGTCGCAGAAAGTAGGGAAATTTGTCACCTTCAGTCCTTCCCTGCGCATTGACTGGCGTGAAAACATCGGCACCGAAGCGGTACCGCAGCTTAATTTTTCGTTCAGGAAAAACAGCTGGCAACTGCGGGCGAGTGCAGGAAAAACCATCCGGGATGCGGACTTTACGGAACGGTTCAACAATTACAATAAGGCGCTGGTAACCGGCGGCAACGTGGGAAATCCCGGCCTGAAAGCCGAGCGGTCGTTCAGCTACGAAGCGGGTGCCGACTGGTTTCTGAACCGCAGCAATGCGTACCAGCTCAAAATTTCAGGTACGTTCTTTCAGCGCAGGCAAGACAACATTATCGACTATGTAAGTACTCCCTATGCCGCCATGCCGCGCAAGGAAAACCTTTCGCCTTCGGGCACTTTCGGGCTGGCCCGGAACATAGCGGACGTAAATACCACAGGTTTTGAAGTGGATCTGCAAACTATATCCCGGATTGCTGACCGGCAAACGCTGGTGCTGAATGCCGGCCTGACCTGGCTCGACAGCCGCAGCAGCGAGCAGGTACTGTCCTTCTACATTTCGTCCCATGCTAAGGTACTGACCAACTTTTCGGCGATCTACTCGGCAGGTAACTTTACATTCAGCATCAACGGTTTATACAAGCAGCGGGCAGCGCGCGGAGTGTCGGCCATTGAGGCGGTCATTAGCAAAAGCTACTTTGTGCTCAATGCCCGGGCCGCTTACGGATTTTTGCAAAAAAGAATGTCTGTGTTTGTTCAGGCGGATAATGCATTGGACAAAAAATACAGTGATCTCCTGGGCTCGCCCATGCCGGGCCGCTGGATCTCGGGCGGGCTGGCCTTCACGTGGGCACGACCGTAA